The proteins below are encoded in one region of Planctopirus limnophila DSM 3776:
- a CDS encoding DUF1788 domain-containing protein produces the protein MTADLFSQTPLQEAIHALRSDLIQEDGPRISTMRNYRFAIVQYDPKDEFRLRREVRRLNTELVSEGWMVLTINLQKLLLDRVRSQGEDFIQRLVEREKRTSQKSIERGIQDLQTRLAPLIEGPEGIAADCSRIICDYADQNAETIDRTVAIVGRAGALYPFFRSSALLRHLDGRTRNVPVVLLYPGERRGEKGLSFMGVVDPDSDYRPRIY, from the coding sequence ATGACAGCCGATCTTTTCTCTCAAACTCCGCTTCAGGAAGCGATTCATGCGCTGCGGTCGGACCTCATCCAGGAAGATGGCCCCCGCATCAGCACGATGCGGAACTATCGATTCGCGATTGTTCAATACGATCCCAAAGACGAATTCCGTCTTCGGCGTGAAGTTCGCCGGCTCAACACCGAACTCGTATCCGAAGGTTGGATGGTGCTGACGATCAATCTGCAGAAGCTCCTCCTGGATCGCGTTCGGTCGCAGGGTGAGGATTTCATTCAACGGTTAGTCGAACGCGAAAAACGAACTTCCCAAAAATCGATCGAGCGTGGCATCCAGGACCTTCAGACACGGCTTGCCCCGCTGATAGAGGGGCCGGAAGGCATCGCAGCCGACTGCAGTCGAATCATTTGTGATTATGCCGATCAGAACGCAGAGACCATTGATCGAACGGTCGCCATCGTTGGTCGGGCCGGCGCACTGTATCCGTTCTTTCGATCATCAGCCCTACTGCGCCATCTGGATGGCAGAACACGGAACGTCCCTGTCGTTTTGCTATACCCCGGAGAACGGCGTGGAGAAAAAGGACTCTCTTTCATGGGAGTTGTTGACCCAGACAGCGACTACAGACCACGGATTTACTAA
- a CDS encoding BrxA family protein, protein MPRPSETTAFHTRLLKCSLEVEHCRAYWHRVAEAADDTITQIAFKEYWFGARSLPRVTRLINDFRHRFDQFPPAMSILHRWGTMDSSTRRLICHWHLQLADRLYREFTGGFLVDRYSAGRTEMTRDVVVRWIDHSAPQRWTTATRIQFARKLLFSAGEAGILKGTRDPREWQAPRVTDEALSYILYLLREIQFQGTLIDNPYLASVGVTGPELERRSRTFPDCPLRRQGELFEFSWRYKDLAEWAEARILHGESQLRETA, encoded by the coding sequence ATGCCTCGGCCTTCGGAGACCACGGCATTTCACACGCGACTCCTCAAGTGCTCGCTTGAGGTTGAGCATTGTCGCGCTTACTGGCATCGTGTTGCCGAAGCCGCCGATGACACTATCACCCAAATCGCATTTAAAGAGTACTGGTTTGGGGCGAGGAGTTTGCCACGTGTCACTCGGCTTATCAATGATTTCCGACATCGATTTGACCAGTTCCCGCCTGCCATGTCGATCCTGCATCGATGGGGGACAATGGACTCAAGCACTCGCCGCTTGATCTGTCATTGGCACCTGCAGTTGGCTGATCGGCTCTACCGCGAATTCACCGGCGGCTTCCTAGTCGATCGCTATTCTGCCGGGCGAACCGAAATGACCAGAGATGTTGTTGTTCGCTGGATCGATCATTCCGCTCCCCAGCGCTGGACTACCGCCACACGGATACAGTTTGCGAGAAAACTGCTCTTTTCGGCAGGCGAAGCTGGCATCCTGAAGGGAACCCGAGATCCACGTGAATGGCAGGCGCCGCGAGTGACCGACGAAGCACTAAGCTACATTTTGTATCTGCTGCGTGAAATTCAGTTTCAAGGCACGCTGATTGACAACCCGTATCTGGCTTCGGTTGGCGTGACCGGTCCGGAACTTGAGCGACGATCGAGAACGTTCCCCGACTGCCCTCTCCGAAGACAGGGAGAACTCTTTGAGTTCTCATGGCGATACAAGGATCTCGCGGAGTGGGCTGAGGCGAGGATCCTCCATGGGGAATCTCAACTGCGGGAGACAGCATGA
- the brxE gene encoding BREX-6 system BrxE protein: MRNLRTVYEQDSGKGAATIDTSARTQIPLSVLDYLLTAQFAIAWAGEGGEESRLDWWRTDLQSEFGGEDLFRRLLPHTWEWAIFQSVREAARRRDADLRGHAHDAEEIISLFYLGFDVDERVDDRLADLKRRQVTPTIALPGLKEIVSESWNPEQFVEWLEGHHPAEFTNVPAGRRLKGKQPDSLELTVSNLISAFNPLSDSYPLPHYRRSS, encoded by the coding sequence TTGAGAAATCTCCGAACCGTTTATGAACAGGACTCAGGCAAAGGAGCCGCCACGATTGACACATCAGCTCGGACACAGATTCCGTTGTCCGTTCTCGACTATTTGCTCACTGCCCAGTTCGCCATCGCTTGGGCAGGAGAAGGCGGGGAAGAATCCCGGCTTGACTGGTGGCGTACTGACCTCCAGAGTGAGTTTGGTGGGGAAGATCTTTTTCGTCGCTTGCTACCACATACTTGGGAGTGGGCCATCTTTCAAAGTGTGCGCGAAGCAGCACGGAGGAGAGACGCCGATCTGCGTGGGCACGCTCACGACGCCGAAGAAATTATCTCACTTTTTTATTTGGGATTTGATGTAGATGAGCGTGTCGATGATCGACTTGCCGACCTCAAACGCCGTCAGGTCACTCCGACGATCGCTCTCCCTGGATTGAAGGAAATCGTTTCCGAAAGTTGGAATCCAGAGCAATTTGTGGAGTGGCTTGAAGGACACCATCCTGCTGAATTCACGAATGTTCCGGCGGGCCGCCGTTTGAAAGGGAAACAGCCGGATTCGCTTGAACTGACGGTTTCCAACTTGATTTCCGCATTCAACCCGCTGTCGGATTCCTATCCATTGCCACACTATCGGAGGTCGAGTTGA
- a CDS encoding DNA polymerase: protein MVPIVLPPEFLSLTDSTSNHDARNYLTSRNFDPEQLARDWNVGYVDESDSSQPRIVRRLIIPFYQIETLNLVGWQARAIEQSDQPKYLTATGFRKSLHLYGMPGVTDRSEIVVVEGVTDAWRIGRNAVALLGKSASQTQLDLLVDLASKASAVLVALDRDAETDAMELIGRLQRQLSLRAVSKRVLRCLPPDGRKDFGECRPEEVEHALRQARADAGLLSQSAGTIIIPPARDVSRLPIASAISRPPGMNPLQVIQHTGRELTASARLDAAMNPILRKIEQHGLLLDERWNPSSTNDLPELKRMRLSAAPTGGRLRTRLSQNRSRTGRITASQYSCQSIPLRLRPAVVVGEGRTLISADYRAFEWRVAAALSQDSQLLTDFGSPDFDLYAFLVSQFDDLKHDVSSARPIIKGDSIQALYDFIDDGTASDGKTSVAEAIQRLFPRLMTWRQSVAAEALSSGFVTTPLGRVIDLTEGQDDLNRQRQAVNNLIQAHAAELFKQALIAMDQRLPPGARILLPMHDGVLVDCLTHQLDAVARGIRAAMTGFSNPMPVPLQVVIETGQNWGALQQWIETPSQ from the coding sequence GTGGTACCGATAGTACTGCCGCCCGAGTTCCTGTCTCTGACTGACTCGACCTCGAATCATGATGCGCGAAACTATCTTACCTCACGAAACTTCGACCCCGAACAGCTCGCACGCGACTGGAATGTGGGGTACGTAGATGAGTCCGATTCCTCACAGCCCAGAATTGTCCGTCGGCTGATTATTCCCTTCTACCAGATCGAAACCTTAAATCTTGTCGGGTGGCAGGCGCGCGCAATTGAGCAGAGTGATCAGCCGAAGTATCTCACGGCGACGGGATTCCGGAAGTCGTTACACTTGTATGGCATGCCGGGAGTTACTGATCGCTCGGAGATCGTTGTCGTGGAGGGTGTGACCGATGCCTGGCGGATTGGTCGGAATGCAGTTGCCCTTCTGGGAAAGTCGGCCAGCCAGACCCAGCTCGACCTCCTGGTGGATCTGGCCTCAAAAGCGTCCGCCGTCCTGGTGGCGTTGGATAGAGATGCTGAAACCGACGCCATGGAATTGATTGGGCGATTGCAGAGACAACTCAGCTTACGAGCAGTTTCGAAACGGGTCTTGCGCTGCCTGCCACCAGATGGCCGTAAAGATTTCGGGGAATGCCGACCTGAGGAAGTTGAACACGCCTTGAGGCAGGCGAGAGCGGATGCCGGGCTTCTTTCACAGTCTGCTGGGACGATCATCATCCCCCCCGCGAGGGACGTATCACGTCTTCCGATCGCCAGTGCGATTTCGCGTCCCCCGGGCATGAACCCCCTCCAGGTCATCCAGCATACGGGACGAGAGCTTACGGCGTCCGCACGACTCGATGCAGCGATGAACCCGATCCTTCGAAAGATTGAGCAGCATGGACTGCTGCTCGATGAAAGGTGGAATCCTTCATCTACCAATGATTTGCCTGAACTGAAGAGAATGCGGCTTAGCGCCGCCCCGACTGGAGGACGCCTCCGTACGCGCCTTTCGCAAAACAGATCCCGGACAGGTCGAATTACGGCTTCACAGTATTCGTGCCAGTCGATTCCCCTACGTCTACGTCCAGCCGTCGTTGTAGGCGAAGGCCGGACTCTTATCTCCGCAGATTACCGGGCGTTCGAATGGCGTGTGGCAGCAGCGCTGAGCCAGGATTCGCAGTTGCTCACTGATTTTGGAAGTCCTGATTTTGATCTCTATGCATTCCTTGTCAGCCAATTCGATGACTTGAAGCATGATGTCAGTTCCGCTCGGCCTATAATTAAAGGGGACTCGATCCAAGCACTCTACGATTTCATTGATGATGGCACAGCATCTGACGGCAAGACCTCTGTCGCGGAAGCCATCCAGCGGCTGTTCCCCCGGCTGATGACCTGGCGACAATCCGTGGCAGCGGAGGCTCTCAGTAGCGGGTTTGTCACGACTCCGTTGGGGCGAGTCATAGACCTCACGGAAGGCCAGGACGACTTGAATCGCCAACGCCAAGCAGTGAACAACCTCATTCAGGCCCACGCTGCTGAACTCTTCAAGCAAGCGCTGATTGCGATGGATCAGAGGCTTCCTCCCGGTGCCCGCATCCTACTGCCGATGCACGACGGCGTGCTGGTAGACTGTCTGACGCACCAATTGGACGCGGTCGCCCGCGGCATAAGAGCCGCCATGACCGGATTCTCAAATCCTATGCCCGTTCCGCTTCAAGTGGTGATTGAAACCGGACAGAACTGGGGGGCTTTGCAGCAGTGGATTGAAACACCTTCCCAATAG
- a CDS encoding DUF927 domain-containing protein, whose protein sequence is MMIASNSNNDSRLSAQVPPESEASLWGTLLPGMSPSNPGPDTNPPSSEANQHASSFNRPESDPEQSGPRRIREILRQLDIHDNRISLAEDMELPQNWSINFDSSMPVLEMRSATRRNAEVESLPQLAWLSEIRIDSINREQAVVVQWLDDGRLDQREISRRSLADSRGILELSRFGMNVNSLNARRWVGYFGDFLGDNSMVLPHRQVLRQLGWERDLNQFAWGRTLIAATPEEPDGIDVVMPDDGFDSALDAFVAGGSFEESLALFREVAESPIARFMLYSSLASVLLPILQRPGFVVDLSGTTSLGKTTTLEVSASVWGRPDAQATGAALIHSWNQTRVFVERRAAFHNHLPLFLDDTRQARNDQISQIVFDLANGIARGRGTVAGVQQTARWRLIALSTGEQALTSFEEQGGTWARVVPLNRPPFANLISNARETVDGYRSRANRHFGHLGPRFVRQVLQQQASWEQWRERYREIHETLAHSVQNNPVAGRMAGHLAVVELAAELAGELFDLPERLRHPGRDLMALLAGELIETDRPLEALHHVLDEVGRRWFFPVNNMASLQEGLFRSSEGQGDIVGRWIVTRDDANRRPSLALTLTELERILQLRGFNFQETIAAWRNLGWLHVSGGRGNLQMVRLSRNGPTVRMVCLKGSILAPLLEERAAGTEEVPE, encoded by the coding sequence ATGATGATTGCATCAAATTCGAACAACGATTCCCGTCTTTCTGCTCAAGTTCCACCGGAATCTGAAGCCTCATTATGGGGAACTCTCTTGCCGGGAATGAGCCCGTCGAATCCGGGGCCTGATACCAATCCACCCAGTTCCGAAGCCAATCAGCACGCTTCGAGTTTCAATCGCCCAGAGTCTGACCCTGAGCAAAGCGGCCCAAGACGCATTCGTGAAATCTTGCGGCAGCTGGATATTCACGACAATCGCATCTCCCTTGCCGAAGATATGGAGCTTCCGCAAAACTGGTCAATCAACTTTGATTCAAGTATGCCCGTTCTTGAAATGAGATCCGCGACCAGACGAAACGCCGAAGTTGAGAGCTTACCACAGTTGGCTTGGCTGTCCGAAATTCGCATCGATTCGATAAATAGAGAACAGGCTGTCGTTGTCCAGTGGTTAGACGACGGTCGATTAGATCAACGTGAGATTTCTCGTCGAAGTCTGGCTGATTCGAGAGGAATCTTGGAACTTTCCCGTTTCGGGATGAACGTGAACTCTTTGAATGCTCGTCGATGGGTCGGGTACTTTGGTGATTTCCTTGGTGACAACAGCATGGTCCTTCCTCATCGTCAGGTACTGAGACAGCTGGGGTGGGAAAGAGATCTCAATCAGTTTGCGTGGGGACGAACTCTTATCGCGGCCACACCTGAGGAACCAGACGGTATTGACGTCGTCATGCCCGATGACGGTTTCGACAGCGCTCTCGATGCCTTTGTGGCTGGAGGAAGTTTTGAAGAGAGCCTCGCACTTTTCCGTGAGGTAGCTGAGTCTCCGATCGCTCGTTTCATGCTCTACTCGTCGCTGGCAAGCGTCCTGCTCCCAATACTCCAGCGCCCCGGATTTGTGGTCGATTTATCAGGAACCACGAGCCTAGGCAAAACCACGACACTTGAAGTCTCGGCAAGTGTTTGGGGGCGGCCTGATGCCCAGGCGACTGGTGCAGCCCTGATCCATTCCTGGAACCAGACACGTGTCTTCGTAGAGCGCAGGGCCGCTTTCCATAACCATTTGCCGTTATTCCTGGATGACACCCGACAGGCCAGAAATGACCAGATCAGCCAAATCGTTTTTGACCTGGCGAATGGAATCGCTCGCGGAAGAGGAACTGTTGCCGGAGTCCAGCAGACAGCGAGATGGAGACTGATTGCTCTTTCAACGGGCGAGCAAGCGCTCACCAGCTTTGAAGAGCAGGGGGGGACCTGGGCACGAGTCGTTCCACTCAACCGTCCGCCCTTCGCCAATCTGATCAGCAATGCTCGAGAAACGGTCGATGGCTATAGATCACGGGCTAATCGCCATTTCGGCCATCTGGGACCACGGTTTGTGCGACAGGTTCTTCAGCAGCAAGCGAGTTGGGAACAGTGGCGGGAACGCTATCGTGAGATTCACGAGACGCTGGCACATTCCGTCCAGAACAATCCGGTTGCGGGACGAATGGCGGGCCATCTCGCGGTCGTCGAACTCGCCGCCGAGCTGGCAGGAGAACTCTTCGATCTTCCAGAGAGACTCCGGCATCCGGGCCGGGATCTTATGGCCCTGCTGGCTGGTGAATTGATCGAAACAGATCGCCCCCTTGAGGCACTGCATCACGTCCTTGATGAGGTTGGCCGACGGTGGTTCTTTCCAGTTAACAATATGGCTTCACTGCAGGAGGGTCTGTTCCGATCATCCGAAGGTCAGGGAGACATTGTTGGACGTTGGATCGTAACGCGTGACGACGCTAATCGACGTCCATCTCTGGCCCTTACTCTCACCGAACTGGAAAGAATTCTTCAGTTAAGAGGCTTCAATTTCCAGGAGACAATCGCAGCATGGAGAAATCTTGGCTGGCTTCATGTCAGCGGGGGTCGTGGGAACCTTCAAATGGTGCGATTGTCGAGAAATGGCCCTACAGTACGAATGGTCTGCCTGAAAGGCAGCATTCTGGCGCCTCTGTTGGAAGAGCGAGCCGCAGGCACGGAGGAAGTACCGGAGTGA
- a CDS encoding helix-turn-helix domain-containing protein produces MYDIFHEHKPGFESVAVDRQTAAKILGISLATLDRHVRSGKIPSWKLGRRVIFDQATLLELLRSAGQSTR; encoded by the coding sequence ATGTATGACATTTTTCATGAACACAAGCCAGGCTTTGAATCTGTCGCTGTGGATCGCCAGACCGCAGCAAAAATCCTGGGAATTTCACTCGCCACACTCGACCGCCATGTACGGTCTGGAAAAATTCCCTCCTGGAAGCTGGGGCGACGTGTCATATTCGATCAGGCAACACTCCTTGAATTGTTGCGTTCCGCGGGTCAGTCCACGAGGTGA
- a CDS encoding tyrosine-type recombinase/integrase, translating into MASLETDKSGNKTIRVLCADGKRRRIPLGRVALKFARTIRTHINELESHRAGAVALPVELARWTAEISDDLHAQIVETGLLQPRAKTATVHLGAACDAFLAKRGDIKGGSRQQIEYALKDLRTYFGDDRSFDSITPGCADDFARYLKSKEQLATATISRRLVTCRSLFADAVKRKCISENPFADIKGGSQANSSRQRFIDRQTIGRIMEACPDAEWRLLVALARFGGVRVPSEAVDMRWSDIDWARNRVRIASPKTEHHVGHESREIPLFPELLTPLMERQELAEDGSEFIFDRLRRDAAKSDTGWKAVNLRTQFTRIIKRAGLTPWPRLWVNLRSSCSTELAERFPGHVVSRWLGHSNEVAVEHYRQVTEEHFRLAAETTSKAMENIRAQSGQSLAIIGNLGSSTAWTRNEETPEKQGFCGLVTVGEESNDYPARIRT; encoded by the coding sequence ATGGCATCTCTCGAAACGGATAAGTCTGGCAATAAAACAATTCGGGTTCTCTGTGCCGATGGCAAGCGAAGACGGATCCCGCTTGGCAGGGTTGCACTCAAGTTTGCTCGAACCATCCGAACTCATATCAACGAACTTGAAAGCCATCGGGCGGGGGCTGTGGCTTTACCGGTTGAATTGGCTCGATGGACGGCTGAAATCAGCGACGATCTCCACGCTCAGATCGTGGAAACAGGATTACTCCAGCCACGGGCGAAAACGGCCACGGTCCATCTGGGGGCGGCCTGCGATGCCTTCCTGGCCAAGCGAGGAGACATCAAGGGCGGGTCGCGGCAGCAGATCGAATACGCGCTGAAGGACCTACGGACGTACTTCGGCGATGACCGGAGTTTCGATTCGATTACCCCTGGCTGTGCGGATGATTTCGCTCGCTACTTGAAGTCCAAAGAGCAACTCGCCACGGCCACAATTTCCCGGCGGCTGGTGACGTGCCGGAGTCTTTTTGCCGATGCGGTCAAGCGGAAGTGCATCTCAGAGAATCCGTTCGCGGACATCAAGGGTGGTTCACAAGCCAATTCATCCCGCCAGCGGTTCATCGACCGACAGACAATCGGACGGATCATGGAAGCCTGCCCGGATGCCGAATGGCGACTGCTGGTCGCACTGGCGCGATTCGGTGGTGTTCGTGTCCCGTCTGAAGCCGTCGACATGCGATGGAGCGATATCGACTGGGCTAGAAACCGGGTCCGAATCGCTTCGCCGAAAACAGAACACCATGTCGGCCACGAGTCCCGAGAGATTCCTTTGTTCCCTGAATTGCTGACGCCCTTGATGGAGCGGCAGGAACTGGCGGAAGATGGGAGTGAATTCATATTCGACCGGTTGCGGCGAGATGCGGCCAAATCAGACACTGGCTGGAAGGCGGTGAACCTGCGGACGCAATTCACTCGCATCATCAAACGGGCTGGGTTGACACCGTGGCCACGGCTCTGGGTGAATCTTCGATCATCGTGTTCGACAGAACTTGCCGAACGATTCCCCGGCCATGTGGTCTCCCGATGGTTAGGGCATTCAAACGAAGTTGCGGTGGAACATTATCGGCAGGTGACGGAGGAGCATTTTCGCTTGGCGGCGGAGACGACCTCAAAAGCGATGGAAAACATCCGGGCACAATCCGGGCAATCACTGGCCATCATAGGCAATCTGGGGTCCTCGACAGCTTGGACCAGAAACGAAGAAACCCCTGAAAAACAGGGGTTTTGCGGACTAGTGACAGTTGGTGAAGAGTCAAATGATTACCCCGCCAGGATTCGAACCTGA
- a CDS encoding carboxypeptidase-like regulatory domain-containing protein yields the protein MRTTKFYRAALVALVAGGILCPHSLALAGNQAPSAGFSAPAAPALENSLPAAAPAPAAQARAIQAPAKEVAPVVDVTLVGSELQGRLVDTQGQPLAGAVVDIQAGNNSIAQTNTDAQGQFAVKGLKGGTYRIAAGNETRTVRAWTERTAPPAAKTGFTMVAQSPAVRGQFGGVTPGMVLLTSGVIAGVVLGAVAVSQNDDIKNQNNQILNQLNQIPKTP from the coding sequence ATGCGAACCACGAAATTTTACCGAGCTGCTCTGGTGGCATTGGTTGCTGGCGGAATTCTCTGCCCACACAGCCTGGCACTGGCTGGCAATCAGGCACCCAGTGCAGGTTTCTCAGCACCCGCAGCACCGGCTCTGGAAAATTCCCTCCCCGCAGCGGCACCTGCACCTGCTGCTCAGGCTCGTGCTATTCAGGCTCCTGCCAAGGAAGTTGCTCCCGTTGTGGATGTAACGCTCGTCGGCAGTGAACTCCAAGGTCGTCTGGTGGATACCCAGGGACAACCTCTTGCTGGGGCCGTCGTGGATATTCAGGCTGGAAACAATTCGATTGCTCAGACCAACACTGATGCCCAGGGACAGTTTGCCGTCAAAGGGTTGAAAGGTGGTACTTACCGGATTGCTGCCGGGAATGAAACTCGGACCGTGCGTGCCTGGACTGAGCGAACGGCACCCCCCGCAGCGAAAACCGGCTTCACCATGGTGGCCCAGTCGCCAGCAGTGCGTGGACAGTTTGGTGGCGTCACTCCCGGCATGGTACTGCTCACCTCGGGTGTGATTGCCGGTGTGGTGCTGGGAGCTGTGGCCGTCAGCCAGAATGACGATATCAAGAACCAGAACAACCAGATTCTGAATCAGCTGAATCAGATTCCCAAGACACCATAA
- the fliG gene encoding flagellar motor switch protein FliG: MDAIRKAAILLLSMEKPLAAEVLASMTREQVERVTLEIAKVDDVTREQQESVFDEFFQGVNELTPIERGGLGAANELLEQSLGKEHAGQILENVRQSMNSVPFSFLHKVGAENLLTFISEEHPQTIALIMSHLPAALAAEVLSGLPSLRQLEVIRRIAGMEQTSPEVIATIEKSLQSRMTSMFNQQLENAGGVPMVAQILNVTDRMTNKGILESLDQEDSELADEIRRLMFVFDDLLKLDNKSIQALLKEVDNSQWALALKGASEEIKQKIFGNLSQRAAEMLKEEIEYLGAVRLSDVEQMQQQIVDAVRRLEDAGEIVVAAGGGEQFVS; the protein is encoded by the coding sequence ATGGACGCCATACGCAAAGCTGCCATTCTGCTGCTCAGCATGGAAAAGCCATTGGCTGCCGAGGTACTCGCCAGCATGACCCGTGAACAAGTCGAGCGTGTGACTCTGGAAATTGCGAAGGTTGATGATGTCACTCGCGAACAGCAGGAAAGTGTTTTTGATGAGTTCTTTCAGGGTGTCAATGAGCTCACACCAATTGAACGGGGTGGCTTAGGCGCTGCCAACGAACTGCTCGAACAATCGCTGGGGAAAGAACATGCCGGGCAGATTCTCGAAAACGTCCGGCAATCGATGAACTCAGTTCCGTTCTCTTTTCTGCATAAAGTGGGTGCGGAGAACTTGCTGACGTTTATCTCGGAAGAGCATCCACAGACGATTGCACTGATCATGTCTCACCTGCCGGCGGCCCTGGCGGCAGAAGTTCTCAGTGGTTTGCCATCACTCCGGCAACTGGAAGTGATCCGTCGCATTGCGGGGATGGAGCAAACCAGTCCGGAAGTGATTGCCACGATCGAGAAGTCGTTGCAGAGCCGCATGACGAGCATGTTCAACCAGCAATTGGAAAATGCCGGGGGTGTGCCAATGGTGGCCCAGATCTTGAACGTGACTGACCGGATGACGAACAAAGGGATTCTGGAAAGCCTCGATCAGGAAGACAGTGAACTGGCCGACGAAATCCGCCGACTGATGTTCGTCTTCGATGACCTGCTCAAGCTTGACAACAAGTCGATTCAGGCACTGCTCAAAGAAGTGGATAACAGTCAGTGGGCTCTGGCACTCAAGGGAGCTTCCGAAGAAATCAAACAGAAGATCTTCGGTAACCTCTCTCAACGGGCGGCAGAAATGCTCAAGGAAGAAATTGAGTATCTGGGTGCTGTGCGACTTTCTGATGTGGAACAGATGCAGCAGCAGATTGTCGATGCTGTGCGGCGATTGGAAGACGCGGGTGAAATCGTAGTCGCAGCCGGCGGCGGAGAACAGTTTGTGAGTTAG
- a CDS encoding FliH/SctL family protein: MSTSSRVLKAGMAPGSQGPVVFNYDDLQAQGESYLARVREQAAKMIDDARKQADELVKNAHSKAEQAGYQAGQAMAMREMDQRLQSNVNHQVNQRIGQLLPALEQVSRQIEQLKADWIARWETLAVELSLAIAERLMGQKIAADPEAVKPMIQSALELASREEIVLAIHPTDWEVLGHDEGLRLLASMAGCGEVSIQHDASLSRGSCVVTTRHGEIDARLETMLDRMTSELLGTAHRLLPHQQAASSTSNSGTSP, translated from the coding sequence ATGTCCACCAGTTCCCGAGTTCTGAAAGCCGGCATGGCTCCTGGCAGCCAGGGCCCCGTCGTCTTCAATTACGACGACCTTCAGGCTCAAGGTGAGAGCTATCTGGCCCGTGTGCGGGAACAAGCGGCCAAGATGATTGATGACGCTCGGAAGCAGGCCGATGAGCTGGTGAAAAACGCTCACTCGAAGGCAGAACAAGCCGGGTATCAGGCTGGCCAGGCAATGGCGATGCGCGAGATGGATCAGCGCCTGCAGTCGAACGTCAACCATCAGGTCAACCAGCGAATTGGTCAATTGCTCCCTGCCCTGGAGCAGGTTTCTCGACAGATCGAACAATTGAAAGCCGACTGGATCGCCCGCTGGGAGACTTTGGCAGTTGAGCTTTCGCTCGCGATTGCTGAGCGGCTGATGGGGCAGAAAATTGCGGCCGACCCGGAAGCAGTGAAGCCCATGATTCAGAGTGCGCTCGAACTGGCCTCGCGAGAAGAGATTGTCCTGGCAATTCATCCCACCGATTGGGAAGTCCTGGGGCATGATGAGGGGCTGCGTCTACTGGCTTCAATGGCGGGTTGCGGCGAAGTTTCGATTCAACACGATGCGTCGCTTTCACGCGGAAGCTGCGTCGTTACAACTCGCCATGGCGAAATCGATGCCCGTCTGGAAACGATGCTCGACCGCATGACGAGCGAACTTTTAGGTACAGCCCATCGACTGCTCCCACACCAGCAGGCCGCCAGCAGCACATCGAATTCGGGAACCTCGCCATGA